The nucleotide sequence GTCCTCGGCGCGTCCCTGATCCCGTTCTTCTGGAACGTCTACATCACGGCACGCAACGCGGAGAAGGTTCAGGTGGACGACCCCTGGGGCTTCGGCGCCTCCCTGGAGTGGGCAACGTCCTGCCCGCCGCCGCGGCACAACTTCACGTCCCTGCCGCGCATCCGCTCCGAGCGTCCGGCGCTGGACCTGCACCACCCCGAGCTCTCCCAGTCACACACCGTTGAGTCGCCGGCACCTGCAGCAAGCGTGCTCGGCAACGCTGATCAGAAGGACACCGCGCAATGAGAATCGAGTCATGGATTTTTGGGGCAGGAGTTTTCTTCTTCGTTCCGGTTTCGATCATCTACGGCTTCCTCACCAACTGGTCTGAGTGGGTCGGCATCCTGGGCATCCTCCTTGTAGGCGGCCTGGCAGGCATGATCGGTGCCTACCTCGGGTTCACCGGCAAGCGCGTGGGCATGCGCCCCGAGGACCGTGCGGACGCTGAAATCCACGAAGGTGCCGGCGAGCAGGGCCACTTCAGCCCCTGGAGCTGGTGGCCGCTGGTTCTCGGCCTCGCCTGCGCGGCAGGATTCCTCGGCCTGGCCGTGGGTTTCTGGATCGTCTTCATCGCCGGCGGCATGGCGCTGGTGGCCCTCGTAGGCTGGGTCTACGAGTACAGCCGCGGAGACCACGCACACTAGTGGCCTAGTTCCACACAGCCTGGTTTTACAGAACGACGGCGGGCCCCACCGAAAAGGTGGGGCCCGCCGTCGTACTTTTGTTCTGCCGTCTTTTACATCACGGGTAACAGATGCAGCCTGCCCGGGTTCAGCTGGCCTTCTGCGATGCCAGCAGATCCACGAGGCCTGCAAGGGCGGCCTCGGCTTCACCGAGGCTCCTGCCGGCAGGGAGGGCCGCTTCTTTGACCGCGAGCTCGACCTCACAGCCGTAGTTGAAGTCGGCAGTCATGACCTCGAGCAGGGACCGGGCATCGACGGCGTCAATGCCGTCCTTGCGGATGGTCACCGGCAACCCTGTCTCCGTGACCGCGCGGACGAACACCGCTGCGGGCCGGGCATGCAGGCCGATGGCCGCAGAAACTATTGCCTTACGAACGGGCAACTGGACTCCTTCATCTGGGACGGGATGGCACATTGGGGGGAAGCCACCGTCGTCTTCCTTCTTTTTGTTCGTCCTTAAGAATATCGGCCCCGTTGCCGGCAATTGGCCAGGGGAGCAGCCTGGTCTAGACCTGTGGCCGCGTTGGCTTACCCTTGAAGTGTGAGCATGCATTACAGGAGCGGCCGCCGTGGCTGCTAACGTAGCCGCCATTGCCGGTGAAATCGACCGGACCAGCGGGACCCCCATTTACGTTCAGCTCCGCGAGATCCTCAGGAGCTACATTGCAACGTCGTGCCCGCCGGGCTCGGCGCTGCCTTCCGAGCGGGACCTGGCCGAGCGCTTCGGCCTGGCCCGGATGACCGTTCGCCAGGCCATCGACGCCCTGGTGGGGGAGGAGGTCATCGATCGTGTGGTCGGCCTGGGCACTTTCGTCCGGAAACCCAAGCTGGACCTGCAGGTCAAGCTGACCTCCTACAGCGAAGAGATGCAGCGCCGCGGCATGGTGCCGGCGGCGAAGGTCCTGAGCTTCGAGCAGATCGCCGCCAGCGCCTTCCTGGCCCGCGAACTGCAGCTGGAGGAGGGAACGCCCCTGGTGCGGTTCCGGCGCCTTCTGCTGGCCGATAACGAGCCGATGAGCGTGGATGAAAACTTCATCCCTGCCCACCGGGTGCCGGGGCTGCTCGACGGCGAACCGCCGACGTCGCTGTACAACGTCCTGAGTGAGCAGTTCGGGCTGGTCATGGAATGGGGCGAGGACATGATCGAGGCCACGGCTGCATCACCTTCCACCGCCCGTCTGCTCAATGTGGAGATCGGGGCGCCGCTGCTGAAGATCCAGCGGCATGCCTTCGTTGCCCGGGCCATGGTGGACTACTCCGTGTCCTACTACCGGGCGGACCGGTACAAGCTGTGGGTGCCGCTGCAGCGCCCCGGCGTACGGCCTACCCGCAACTACGCGTCGGGTTACCGGCAGCAGTAGCCTGTCCGCCGCCTGCGGCTGAAGGCGACGAACCCGTACCTTCCGTAACACACTCCGCACACAGAAAAGGCCCGGTCCTGGTGGACCGGGCCTTTTTCTTGGTGGAGCTGGGTGCAGCTGCGGCCGTGTGGCGTGGCTTGCTAGTGGCTCAGGGTCTTCTGTCCCCCGCCGGCTTCAACTGCTTCATGGTGGCCGTGGCCGGCTTCCAGCTCGGCAGGTGTTGCGGGAGCAACGCGGTCCTCGAAGAACCAGCGGGACAGCTTCGCGCGGCGGTTTTCCTTGCGGGTGACCACGCCGTGCTCGTTCGGCTGGGCCGGAATCGGTGCGGGCGACTCGAAGCCAACAAGCTTGTAGCGCTTGTACTCGTCGAGCGGTGCGTGCACCTCGATGAATTCACCGTGCGGGAGGCGGACGATACGTCCGGTCTCGCGGCCGTGCAGCGCGATTTCACGGTCCTTGCGCTGCAGCGCCAGGGCCACCCGCTTGGTCACGACGAAAGCGATAATCGGGCCGAGGAAGAACAGCGCGCGCAGCCAGTAGGTGACGTCGTTCAGCGACACGTGGAAGTGCGTGGCGATGAGGTCGGAGCTTGCAGCTGCCCACATGACGCAGTAGAACGTGAAACCGGCCATGCCGATCGCCGTACGGGTGGGAGCGTTGCGCGGGCGGTCCAGGACGTGGTGCTCGCGGTTGTCCTTGGTGATCCAGCGTTCGATCCACGGGTAGGTGAACAGCACGGTGAACACGATGCCTGCGGGCACGAGGGCCGGAAGCAGCACGTTCAGAGTGAGCACCTGGCCGAAGATCACGTATTCGAAGTGGAAGTCGTTGATCACACCCGGCATCAGGCGCAGGGCGCCGTCAACCCAGCCGATGTACCAGTCAGGCTGGGTGCCTGCGGACACGGGGGAGGGGTCGTACGGACCGTAGTTCCAGATCGGGTTGATGGTGAAGAACGCCGCCATGAGGGCGATGACACCGAACACGATGAAGAAGAACCCGCCGGCCTTCGCAGCGTAAACCGGGCCCAGGGGGTAGCCGACGACGTTGTGGTCGTTGCGGCCCGGGCCGGGGTACTGGGTGTGCTTGTGCACGACAACCATGAAGAGGTGGATGACGATCATCAGCAGGATCAGGGCCGGCACCAGCAGGATGTGCAGCGTGTACAGACGGCCGATGATGACCGTGCCCGGGAACTCGCCGCCAAAGAGGAAGAACGAGATGTAGGTGCCGATCACGGGGATCGACTTGATCACGCCGTCGATGATGCGCAGGCCGTTGCCGGACAGCAGGTCATCGGGGAGGGAGTAGCCGGTGAAGCCGGCCGCCATGGCCAGGATCAGCAGGACGCCGCCCACCACCCAGTTCATCTCACGGGGCTTGCGGAATGCGCCGGTGAAGAACACGCGGAGCATGTGGACCGCGACAGAGGCCACGAACAGCAGGGCTGCCCAGTGGTGGACCTGGCGCATGAACAGGCCGCCACGGACGTCGAAGGAGATGTCCAGCGACGAGCTGTAGGCCACGGACATTTCAACGTTCTTCAGCGGCGTGTACGAGCCGTTGTAGTGCGTCTCCGCCATGGACGGGTCGAAGAAGAATGTCAGGAACGTACCGGACATCAGCAGGACGACGAAGGAGTACAGCGCCACCTCGCCGAACATGAAGGACCAGTGGTCCGGAAAGACCTTGCGGCCGAATTCGCGGAGGATTCCCGATCCGCCGACGCGCTCGTCGACGAAATCAGTGAAGCGTCCGACTTTGGTGTTGGCTACGTACGCGGGGGCTTCAGCTGTTGATGCTGCGCTCATGCTCATCACGCTCCCAGTAACTTGGTCCTACAGGTTCTTTGAAGTCGCTGGTCGCGACCAGGTAGCCCTCGTCGTCAACTGCGATGGGCAGCTGCGGGAGCGGGCGGCTGGCCGGGCCGAAGATAACCTTGCATTCCTGGGTGAGGTCGAAGGTTGACTGGTGGCACGGGCACAGCAGGTGGTGCGTCTGCTGCTCGTAGAGAGCAACAGGGCAACCGACGTGGGTGCAGATCTTGGAGTAAGCAACGATGCCGTTGTAGCCCCAGCTCTCGCGGCCCTCGGAGGGGTTGAGCGAAGCCGGATCG is from Arthrobacter sp. QXT-31 and encodes:
- a CDS encoding cytochrome c oxidase subunit 4, which codes for MRIESWIFGAGVFFFVPVSIIYGFLTNWSEWVGILGILLVGGLAGMIGAYLGFTGKRVGMRPEDRADAEIHEGAGEQGHFSPWSWWPLVLGLACAAGFLGLAVGFWIVFIAGGMALVALVGWVYEYSRGDHAH
- a CDS encoding HPr family phosphocarrier protein, whose product is MPVRKAIVSAAIGLHARPAAVFVRAVTETGLPVTIRKDGIDAVDARSLLEVMTADFNYGCEVELAVKEAALPAGRSLGEAEAALAGLVDLLASQKAS
- a CDS encoding GntR family transcriptional regulator translates to MAANVAAIAGEIDRTSGTPIYVQLREILRSYIATSCPPGSALPSERDLAERFGLARMTVRQAIDALVGEEVIDRVVGLGTFVRKPKLDLQVKLTSYSEEMQRRGMVPAAKVLSFEQIAASAFLARELQLEEGTPLVRFRRLLLADNEPMSVDENFIPAHRVPGLLDGEPPTSLYNVLSEQFGLVMEWGEDMIEATAASPSTARLLNVEIGAPLLKIQRHAFVARAMVDYSVSYYRADRYKLWVPLQRPGVRPTRNYASGYRQQ
- the qcrB gene encoding cytochrome bc1 complex cytochrome b subunit, whose protein sequence is MSAASTAEAPAYVANTKVGRFTDFVDERVGGSGILREFGRKVFPDHWSFMFGEVALYSFVVLLMSGTFLTFFFDPSMAETHYNGSYTPLKNVEMSVAYSSSLDISFDVRGGLFMRQVHHWAALLFVASVAVHMLRVFFTGAFRKPREMNWVVGGVLLILAMAAGFTGYSLPDDLLSGNGLRIIDGVIKSIPVIGTYISFFLFGGEFPGTVIIGRLYTLHILLVPALILLMIVIHLFMVVVHKHTQYPGPGRNDHNVVGYPLGPVYAAKAGGFFFIVFGVIALMAAFFTINPIWNYGPYDPSPVSAGTQPDWYIGWVDGALRLMPGVINDFHFEYVIFGQVLTLNVLLPALVPAGIVFTVLFTYPWIERWITKDNREHHVLDRPRNAPTRTAIGMAGFTFYCVMWAAASSDLIATHFHVSLNDVTYWLRALFFLGPIIAFVVTKRVALALQRKDREIALHGRETGRIVRLPHGEFIEVHAPLDEYKRYKLVGFESPAPIPAQPNEHGVVTRKENRRAKLSRWFFEDRVAPATPAELEAGHGHHEAVEAGGGQKTLSH